Proteins encoded by one window of Chanos chanos chromosome 7, fChaCha1.1, whole genome shotgun sequence:
- the stn1 gene encoding CST complex subunit STN1 encodes MEVELGGGEEEPPSLLWGLDPVFSAYSRLCVRDILRMRESRQVPGVYFYNSHPIFQVDVLGTVVYKREREDFYCYGVDDSTGVINCLCWKNEKWRDQGGGRARGAAPGGFHVEEQLRKLVEAQRSSSVLEIGELLRVRGSVKTSRGQREIRASAFYKVNDPVMAVQISWMLEMPELYRKCYDKPFKPPSSELDSSSAAADGPQSFQSLLGRAVRAVKEFLREREVRRFRPYDVEYLLHPLVPRAPPQGTPADPENAGPSVAAQIRQLLKETLKILLDEGLIFRKVLSPDEVYNVTEHDKDLHMVTRDIIREDSKREKYAEKGCHVLHILSSVRQNYSRCLSKEALLVTLKFLECNSDIISTTECHYTVL; translated from the exons ATGGAAGTTGAACTGGGTGGTGGAGAAGAAGAGCCTCCTTCGCTCCTCTGGGGACTGGATCCCGTTTTCTCTGCCTATTCCCGGCTCTGCGTCAGAGACATTCTCCGCATGAGGGAATCTCGACAAGTGCCTG GTGTTTATTTCTACAACTCTCATCCGATATTCCAAGTTGATGTGCTGGGCACAGTGGTATATaaacgggagagagaggatttctACTGCTACGGAG TGGATGACAGCACCGGTGTCATAAACTGCCTATGCTGGAagaatgagaaatggagagatcaGG GAGGGGGCAGAGCACGGGGCGCTGCACCTGGAGGCTTTCACGTGGAGGAGCAGCTCCGGAAGCTCGTGGAGGCTCAGAGGAGTAGCTCTGTGCTGGAGATAGGAGAACTGCTGAGGGTGCGTGGCTCCGTTAAGACCTCCAGAGGACAACGGGAAATCAGGGCCTCCGCCTTCT ATAAAGTGAACGATCCTGTGATGGCTGTGCAGATTTCCTGGATGTTGGAGATGCCAGAGCTCTACAGGAAATGCTACGACAAACCATTCAAGCCTCCCAGCAGTGAACTGGACTCCAGCAGCGCTGC CGCTGACGGACCGCAGTCGTTCCAGTCTCTGCTGGGTCGGGCGGTACGCGCCGTGAAAGAATTCCTCCGCGAGAGGGAGGTGAGACGTTTTCGGCCTTACGACGTGGAATACCTCTTACACCCCCTCGTCCCACGCGCCCCCCCTCAGGGAACGCCGGCGGACCCGGAGAACG CTGGTCCTTCCGTCGCCGCACAGATACGCCAGCTTCTCAAAGAGACGCTGAAGATACTGCTGGACGAGGGCCTGATATTCCGGAAAGTTCTGTCACCCGATGAAGTCTATAAT GTAACTGAACACGATAAAGATCTTCACATGGTGACCAGGGATATTATCCGAGAAGATTCGAAAAGGGAGAAGT ATGCCGAGAAGGGTTGTCATGTTCTTCACATCCTGTCCAGCGTGAGACAGAACTACAGTCGCTGCTTGAGCAAAGAGGCACTGTTGGTGACTCTGAAGTTCTTGGAATGCAACAGTGACATCATAAGTACCACGGAATGCCATTACACTGTTCTATGA